Within Spinacia oleracea cultivar Varoflay chromosome 4, BTI_SOV_V1, whole genome shotgun sequence, the genomic segment tgaatcaaacaatgttttaacaggTGAGGAGTtaatagagaaagtacccgaaactacatctgcagaacgttcagcttcatttctactaATTACGAACAGTTTTCCCGGAGCCTTGTTTTTATTGTTGTTCCCATTGGCAGGTTTATTTTGGTTTCCCTGGTTATTTGGTGCCCCAGCAGGCTTCGAACCTTGGTTCCCTGAATGGTTAAACCCTAGTTACCCTTGGTTGCTACTCCCACTACCATTCTGCTCTCTCTTCTTCTTTgtatagcattcatactccctatgccccTTTTTCTGGCAGTAATTACAAGTCACCAATTCTCCCCTACAGTTTCTACCAGGATGGTTGCtattgcacatcttacagtgatgcactctctcagattggtttttgttgttgtagttATTTCCCTGGTTATTTCTTCCCTGGAAATTGCCATTCCCATtaccatttccattcccatttccatttctattccttttgaagttcccctgacttcccccagcattaaactctttccttttaCACCCAACACCAATATTCTTCTTGTCTCTCCTGGTCTGcaggccataaatatgagcagctctcccatatacaatgtctaaggatgtaaaggtttccccgcctaatcccagttggatctcatcggttaacCCCTGCTCAAAActctgagcctttagctcctcagtagctaccacctcaggtgcaaacctcaacaaggctataaacttgctataatattcagcaatggtcatattccccatcctaaggttgatgaactcctgcgctttctgctttctcataaaaggaggataaaagtTCCTTCTCAAGGCAACAAtaaatgaatcccaattgaacccctcaacagcacttagtctagtcccattttccctccaccaaaggtcggcctcatctttcaggtacAGGACAGCTTGGCCCACTTTCATAtgctcaggacagtttaccgccccaaatagtttctcaaactccctgatccagttttcaaggaaggtggggtctgcttgccccttaaagtacggtggcttaactttcgcaagcctttcaaacatgtcccctgcagaatcggggcgctcagttctttcctgggttaatctttccgccaagaggcgaatagcagcagctaggtcgTTATTActggccatcctagagcgcgacctgaaattaatatactctaattcaggttcaaaactttacttatATTATCCTCTAGCAATGTAATATCACACCAGGATCCAGAATTCCCACAAAATGAACAATCATTTACGAATGAATTCGCATGCAGaacattcaactgagaaacaaagaataacttcaatcatcacgaataataaggtagaataaaagaaggaaacattccccttgcgtgcccATAATAAACTTTGATCCTTTAGATAATAAATAATCTAACCTtcattcctcaaaagaatgtcaataacaatcctaaatattaacacacacctgtcctcaaaataaaataaataggttctatgatataaacataaactaagGTTGGGCGAATTGTCCAACATTATTCTCAAACACAACCAAATATGTAAACAAAGCTAGATTGGAGACATCATCAGACTTATCCTTTGATTCgctataaccttctagggtgaataactcgtatttaagttcatcatcatcatccatatcaaaataataagcttgTTTTCTTGGCCTTGAGGATCTTCGTGGACCTTAAAGTTGATGCTTATCTTCCTCTGGCTCAGGCTCGGGCTCAGGCTCGGGCTCAGGCTCGGGCTCAGGttcaggctcaaactcaaactcaatctCAGGCTCAGAATCACTATCAGGTctcaaaacagcttgataaatatcgaccctggtttgccctctagcacgatcaaactcacgaagggcttcatcatcactatcagcTTCTCCTGCTCTTAAAACTTGACGCAGAATAAGTTCGTAGCTGGTGTAACTATGAATGTCAGACTCGTAATCCATTTCACTTTCATCATTGCTCGGAACAATAGGGTTAGAGTTGCTCCCTACTCTATTTTCTTCTATGTTagacatgattagtgatctataacaattaaacatagtttctatgttagtaattagtactctcacttaccGTATGATCCCACTATACACAATAAGTAAGAATAAATAGCAATTGCAAAGCATAGGAAAGACACAACAGTTAGCAGGCAGAGAAAATACAATCATGTTACCATAATGCAGACATAatgcttctattctatatgccctttcctatgctACCCGTCTCACAAAATTATCATAATAAGTCAAACATTGAagcatttaaagaataaaacaagaatgatttgtaaaaattaatttgattaaacgaataattattaaacgaataaataattaacaagtaaataaattttcttttttcttttttataaataattccgaaaataaaaattaatttcaaaaaaaagaaacacaCTTACTTCACCTAAACGAGAAAATACTTCAAACCACATAATCCAAgaattaaactaaaaaaaattcgaacatttctaaataataatttcaatttaTTTACTAGTTGTTGTTTAATTAAATGAAATTCTTTTTACGTATataattagttagttaggcgcctaaaaatttaaaagtagAGACCAAAAGTTCgtaaaacctttagctcaaaaataccactttgtaacaccccgacaattccctttttctaaaataaccctttttataaatataactatagagaattatcaaagtattatcgcctgtgtgaaaacgtaacggcttattcagaattttgcagcggaaaacataaaactaacttttaggtttataaataatcgattacatattaaatccaaaaaccaatcaacggaaataaggaaatataaatagtacaacaagtttcaagtccaaaataacaaactaagtcacttagcaaacaaaactaaatacaagctctctaatcccgatcccaaagatgcatcatcttcaaacctgtagattggcaacgcttattgatcgttagagactgctcaccaaagatgggtcatcacaggatcaataaggcatagccatgatcaacacacacaaacaaagcacgtaatcagcaaagctgagtactacataccaaacaataataatcctaacatgatactactaaacaaacaatcctaacatgatactaataaaacataaacaaggataaccaaaacatattgacttgaagacttgtttgactgaactagacctatgtgtcattaacattattttaattgaaatagtcaatggaccgagttgctactagaagccttcactaaggaagacgaggtacgggcgtcactccgtaaccccaatgacctgcgatatcgaggaacgtttgactgaaatagaaccggtgatcaatctggCCCCGGGAAAAGTCATAGGCAAcctatgaccccaactcctaattgcccgtcacttcagacgtgcacagtctaaagctattgctactcagtctCACTTTACATGGTTTACAAATTAATACtgtgttatgactcaacaatcacataagtcatgcATTCACAATtaatcacaactgtttttatcttggaattaattaagtgatcacagagatgtcaatcaagacttattccaattattccaacctttcctttaatactgatcaacccctctatatgggtataagatttcaacttactaaacaaggtcctcgaccctcataaagtagtgaaaagctaaaaggaaaCAACGAACCATCGAcgtgaatcaatatatataataatctaatgttcccaactaacatgttcgcatcaatcatataataacatgttataattctcataaaaaTTCTGTAAAGGTCGTCGACCTCCGACGACTAAAAAACCTTAGATAAATATATACCGTTAGATTATGTTGATTAGATCCTAGCCatccatcatttttttttgttaagtcTTGTTTGGTTACAAAGTTAAGgggtatttaatttatttttaaattaccGAAATTATTCTCAATGACATCATCGCCGGCAACCACCGTAACCGCCGGTCACTACCCTCACCGCCGGCCATCATCACCGCCGGCAACCACCACCCGGCAACCACCATCACTGACGACCACCATTACCGCCGGTCACCACCATAACCGTCGGCCACCAACCACATCGCCGGCCACCATCATTCGACCACCATAATCCGGCAACCGACCACCATTATAATCGCCGGCAACCACCAACATCATCCCGACCACTACCATCACCGCCGGCAACCATCACCTCCGGCAACCATCACCGCCGGCCACCATCATCCCCAGCCACCATCACCCTGGCCACCATCATCCACATCGCCGGCCAtctaattttataattaattaaatactaatcttttttaattttataattaattaaataataatcttttttaattaataacattttagtttttaaaaatatttttgttatttatccGATATTAGCTAATTTTgacatatattttaaaaaattatcaaatataattttataatctttaccgaattttttttaattaaatttgattttatgTGATACGGTATTAGATAATTATTAccgaaattttttttaaaaaaaacaaaatttatttgatacgatattatataattattaccgaaattaaaatagattctgatattatagaataatatttattttttagatattctttaattgatttagtatcttaattttcctaaattgatGTCTTAGATTTCGTTAttgattttcctaaaaaaaaaaatcagattttatttgattaccaaaataaaaatagatttgatatttttttaagGGATAAAATAGATTCTGATATTATAGAAGAATACTTTTTTGTAGAtattctttaattgatttagTATCTTAAGTTTCCTAAATTGATGTCTTAGATTTCGTTATTGATACTAAATCTGAATTACAAGATACCGTATATCTAAAttatattagttaataattgttaCCGAAATGGTTAACAAATAAATCTGAATTATTaccaaaatttttaaaaaaattgccgaaataaataaatcagattttattttattaccaaaataaaaatagattttgaTACCATAAATCTAAAttatattagttaataattgttatctaaattttaaaaaaattaccgaaataaaaaatatcagatttttttttattatcaaaataaaaatagattttgaTACCGTATATCTGAAttatattagttaataattgttaCCGAAATTGTTTACAAACAAAATATGATTTGTTaccgaaatttttaaaaaaattgccgaaataaataaatcagattttattttattaccaaaatatAAATAGATTTGGATACCATAAATCTAAAttatattagttaataatttgaatctaaatttttaaaaaaaagttaccgaaataaaaaatatcaggttttatttgattatcaaaataaaaatagattttgaTACCGTATATctgaattatattaattaataattgttACCGGGATTGTttacaaataaaatctgatttgttaccgaaatttttaaaaaaattaccgaaaaaaatcagattttatttgattaccgaaataaaaatagattttgatatttttttcagGGATAACATAGATTCTGATATTAtagaataatatttatttttcagatattctttaattgatttagTATCTTAATTTTCTAAATTGATGCCTTAGATTTCGTTAATAATTTTTAccgaaattttaaaaaataaccagattttatttgattgttaccgaattttttttaaaaaaatattatcttatattatttgataatatatatatattgttaccgaattttttttaaaaaaatcttatcttatattgaaaaaaaatcttatcttatattgttaccgaatttttttaaaaataatcttatcttatatttaaaaaaaattttatCTCGTCTGTGTCGTGTTGGATAATTTAGGGTGATGTAATGtaacgaacgaatcaaatattaGCTGGTTCTTTCTTACTTAGTTATggaatttcttatttattttaagcatttccttatctagtGCGACCCTTTCATTATTAATACCCACGGAACAACTAATATTAATCAAATATTTTTACGAGAACGTATTATATATTGTAAAGGTTGGAAGTTTTACGATTCAATAATCAAATAGTGTATACATTAACCCACTTACTAAAGGTGTGTAGCATTTCAAAAAGGTGAAAAATAGTATAGACATTAAACCTTTATGTTTAGGCCCCTTGAAACAAATATTAGGCACACCCAACCAATTAGGTTATGTGGAAAAAGTGTTTGAAcatcaaaaaaaattagaagtaAAATTATTTCCAATAATAGTATGTTCTTTTTCGTACAAAAGAGAGGCAAGCCTCATACAACATGAAAGAAACTAAGCATACAATAATGTATGTGGTCACATAATCCATGAATTTCGGAAAACATATTTTTCCAATGATCTAGTCACTCGTATACAAATTTGGAAAGACCCAAAGGCCGAAAACGATGTGAATATTCAAATAAAGTGACAAACATgccattttttttgttaactATTACTATTGTGTACATTGTTGTTGGTAAGAAGACAGATATACttgtaaaatatattatttaatggATTAAAATCTCTATattgtaaacacaaatttgTTTCCTAAAATTATTACCATGTACTactccgtttcataaagatctttatattaactatttgcacaaatattaagacaaaagtagTAAAGTTtgatgaatataataaaatatggataaagctAGTAAGGTAAATGGTTAAAAAGAGGGGTGGGTGTAAGAAATATATGAATAAAGTAAGCGAagggtaaggtagtaaatttcatgtccaaaatagaataaagaaaagtgtaaagaacattatgaaatgaACTAAAACGGAaaatgtaaagatcattttgaaacggaggtagtaggtGATTATTGGCTTGTTTTgtttgacttattttgacttaaatcatataaaataagttcatataagtcaAATAAGTCTAGGTAATATAAGATAAGGTCAGTTAATTGATTCTCATAAGTTAAGATAATTTAATCTAGGTTCAGATACGATAAGTTCGaataaggccctgtttagttcaccttatttcttctGATctgttctgatctgatctgatctgatctgatctggtctggtctggtctggtcttgtctggtctggtctggtctggtctgatctgatctgatctgatctgatctgatctgatctgatctgatctgatttgatctgatctgattcttcaaaataaagtttaaacaaaaatctatatttattaatattaaacgacttacgtgtaaaataaatgttccacaaatttacaatattgttattatttattggaCTTTgttcatgatttaactattccttacaTTATATAGAGctatacatgatctagatagatcggttatgatctagacatataagctctgatctggatatgatctgtacagatccgTTTTAATCTGGA encodes:
- the LOC130471742 gene encoding uncharacterized protein; translation: MVVVGMMLVVAGDYNGGRLPDYGGRMMVAGDVVGGRRGIIRSLIMSNIEENRVGSNSNPIVPSNDESEMDYESDIHSYTSYELILRQVLRAGEADSDDEALPVLRPDSDSEPEIEFEFEPEPEPEPEPEPEPEPEPEEDKHQL